In Chitinivorax sp. PXF-14, the following are encoded in one genomic region:
- a CDS encoding SirB2 family protein, which yields MSYLAIKHIHMLCAGISISLFITRGIWMLTDSPMLTRRWVKIAPHINDTLLLTAAITLAVWSHQYPFVMPWLTAKVLALLAYIGLGMVALKRGRSKPVRAGAFALALLTFAYIVAVALTRSPTPGW from the coding sequence ATGAGCTATCTCGCCATCAAACACATCCACATGCTCTGCGCGGGCATCAGCATCAGCCTGTTCATCACCCGCGGCATCTGGATGCTGACTGACTCACCGATGCTGACGCGCCGCTGGGTAAAGATTGCGCCGCACATCAACGATACGCTGTTGCTGACGGCGGCGATTACGCTGGCAGTCTGGTCTCACCAGTACCCCTTCGTCATGCCCTGGCTGACAGCGAAGGTGCTGGCACTGCTCGCCTACATCGGCCTGGGGATGGTCGCGCTGAAACGTGGGCGCAGCAAGCCCGTCAGGGCCGGTGCGTTTGCACTGGCGCTATTGACCTTCGCCTATATCGTGGCAGTCGCACTGACGCGCAGCCCGACACCCGGCTGGTAA
- the rlmM gene encoding 23S rRNA (cytidine(2498)-2'-O)-methyltransferase RlmM, with translation MASPANRIIAEFKRNPLMPANPRSFLVYCRPGFEREAASELVEQASMIGLDGEASAEEGQGFVSWQGQGVNPRRMQELRFDQLIFARQLLQAYDCLTLPEQDRLSPLLAAIAEIPDKFSDVVFEGPDTNDGKALSGFFKRFQPKLIESLQAAKRLAEPSKAAPRLHLFWLDKQHCLPALSYLHNRSEWPMGIPRLKMPHEAPSRSTLKLVEALHTLMSDNELRERMRAGQRAVDLGAAPGGWTWQLVNRGLKVIAVDNGPLKGSLVDDPLVQHLREDGLRYRPRKAVDWVVCDMVEKPSRIAQLIAGWLADGAARQAIFNLKLPMKKRYDEVHRCFAIIDDILDRAGLSYILRAKQLYHDREEITCFLAKK, from the coding sequence ATGGCCAGCCCTGCAAACCGTATAATCGCGGAATTTAAGCGAAATCCGCTCATGCCTGCAAATCCGCGTTCATTTCTTGTCTACTGCCGTCCCGGTTTCGAGCGCGAAGCCGCGTCCGAACTGGTTGAGCAGGCTTCCATGATCGGGCTCGACGGCGAGGCAAGCGCAGAAGAAGGGCAGGGGTTCGTCTCCTGGCAAGGCCAGGGGGTAAACCCTCGCCGCATGCAGGAGCTTCGTTTCGATCAACTGATCTTCGCACGCCAACTGCTGCAAGCCTACGATTGCTTGACACTGCCGGAACAGGACCGCTTGTCGCCACTCCTGGCCGCCATCGCCGAGATTCCCGACAAATTCTCGGATGTCGTGTTCGAAGGCCCGGATACCAACGACGGCAAGGCGCTGTCGGGCTTCTTCAAACGCTTTCAGCCGAAACTGATCGAGTCGCTGCAGGCGGCAAAACGTCTGGCCGAACCGAGCAAGGCGGCACCCAGGTTGCACCTGTTCTGGCTCGACAAGCAGCACTGCCTGCCGGCCTTGAGCTACCTGCACAACCGCAGCGAATGGCCGATGGGGATCCCTCGCCTCAAGATGCCGCACGAAGCCCCGAGCCGATCCACGCTCAAACTCGTCGAAGCCCTGCACACCCTGATGAGCGACAACGAGTTGCGCGAGCGCATGCGGGCAGGGCAGCGCGCGGTCGATCTGGGCGCCGCGCCGGGCGGCTGGACCTGGCAGCTGGTCAACCGTGGGCTGAAGGTGATCGCCGTCGACAACGGCCCACTCAAAGGCAGCCTGGTCGACGATCCGCTGGTCCAGCACCTGCGCGAGGATGGGCTCAGGTATCGACCACGCAAGGCCGTAGACTGGGTCGTCTGCGACATGGTGGAAAAGCCGTCCCGCATCGCCCAGCTCATCGCCGGCTGGCTTGCTGACGGTGCGGCTCGCCAAGCGATCTTCAATCTGAAACTACCGATGAAAAAGCGCTATGACGAGGTTCATCGGTGCTTTGCCATCATTGATGACATCCTGGATCGCGCTGGCCTGTCCTATATCTTGCGGGCAAAGCAGCTGTATCACGATCGCGAGGAAATCACCTGTTTCCTCGCCAAAAAATAG
- the mscL gene encoding large conductance mechanosensitive channel protein MscL: MFKEFKEFAMRGNVVDLAVGVVIGAAFGKIVDSLVKDIIMPPIGLILGKVDFSNMFLTLKDGSKLAGPYETLKTAQEAGAVTLNVGLFANALVSFIIVAFAIFLVVKAINRLRREEEAAPEAPAPTPEDIVLLREIRDSLKSK; this comes from the coding sequence ATGTTTAAGGAATTCAAAGAGTTTGCCATGCGTGGGAACGTCGTCGACCTAGCCGTCGGTGTCGTGATCGGCGCTGCATTCGGCAAGATTGTCGACTCCTTGGTCAAAGACATCATCATGCCGCCCATCGGCCTCATCCTGGGCAAGGTCGACTTTTCCAACATGTTCCTGACGCTCAAGGACGGCAGCAAGCTCGCCGGCCCCTACGAAACACTCAAAACAGCTCAGGAGGCCGGCGCCGTCACACTGAATGTTGGCCTGTTCGCCAATGCGCTGGTCAGTTTCATCATCGTCGCTTTTGCCATCTTCCTGGTAGTGAAGGCCATCAATCGCCTGAGGCGTGAAGAAGAAGCCGCACCCGAAGCGCCGGCGCCAACACCAGAAGACATTGTGCTGCTGCGAGAAATTCGGGACAGTCTCAAGAGCAAATAA
- a CDS encoding DUF2325 domain-containing protein produces the protein MKQIARLLEETYRPPVQLSQSSVRVMPRIRHKIWELPPTCHCPLVGTCLSVDDLRQLARRAGLDTQDMSDYLLHSVVVDLCGSRSEVAELLQRSLDQRYTLSIRRFAKAKCGNEILALWRQAVDDGNIAGSLWAAWTHPCIGDEEGGAIYGDVHMLSHQLGAQERSERRRLLAVEQKNTHLHDEVSCLRERLVSSQLEQKRCAELLNASRAEVDRLATQIKFNETALLTVSQTDASNRSLERRNEALSMRLTLMEQRHATQLRQIVELESELARSREAQRLANAVAKAAPIAEIDTPRDTPAHPDAALDIDLSGRRILCIGGRPGAVDHYRRLVETSGGYFIHHDGGQEENAHRLDTFVSSADAVICFASHVSHSAYWRIKSACKQRGLDCLFLRSGGITSFARSLDGLAEAFAGTCAAPARHMNSQRNGVHALQNA, from the coding sequence ATGAAACAGATCGCTCGCTTACTTGAGGAAACTTACAGGCCGCCCGTACAGCTTTCCCAGTCTTCGGTGCGGGTGATGCCGCGCATCCGTCACAAGATCTGGGAGTTGCCGCCTACCTGCCATTGCCCACTGGTCGGCACCTGCCTGTCAGTTGACGATTTGCGCCAACTGGCAAGGCGCGCAGGCCTGGATACCCAGGACATGTCCGACTATCTGTTGCATTCCGTGGTGGTTGACCTGTGCGGTAGCAGGTCTGAAGTTGCCGAGCTGCTCCAGCGCAGCCTCGACCAACGCTACACCCTCTCCATTCGACGGTTCGCCAAGGCCAAGTGTGGCAACGAGATCCTTGCGCTGTGGCGACAGGCGGTTGACGACGGGAATATTGCCGGAAGCCTGTGGGCCGCCTGGACGCACCCCTGCATTGGCGACGAGGAAGGCGGCGCCATCTACGGCGATGTCCACATGCTGTCGCATCAGCTGGGTGCGCAGGAGCGTTCGGAACGGCGGCGCTTACTCGCCGTAGAGCAAAAGAACACGCATTTGCACGACGAAGTCTCCTGCCTGCGGGAGCGTCTCGTTAGCTCTCAACTCGAGCAGAAACGTTGCGCGGAATTGCTCAATGCCAGCAGGGCTGAAGTTGACAGGCTGGCGACCCAGATCAAGTTCAACGAGACCGCGCTGCTGACGGTGAGCCAGACCGATGCATCGAACAGGTCGCTTGAACGACGCAACGAGGCGCTCAGTATGCGTCTGACGTTGATGGAGCAACGTCATGCCACACAATTGCGCCAGATCGTGGAACTGGAAAGCGAGCTTGCGCGTTCGCGTGAAGCGCAACGGCTTGCCAATGCGGTAGCCAAAGCCGCGCCGATAGCGGAAATCGACACGCCACGCGATACGCCGGCGCACCCAGATGCGGCGCTTGATATCGATCTCTCCGGCCGTCGCATACTCTGCATCGGAGGGCGTCCCGGTGCTGTCGACCACTATCGCAGGCTGGTTGAAACGAGTGGCGGGTACTTTATCCACCACGACGGCGGCCAGGAAGAAAATGCACATCGACTGGATACGTTCGTCAGCAGCGCCGATGCTGTCATTTGCTTTGCCAGCCACGTATCGCATTCCGCTTACTGGCGGATAAAAAGTGCCTGCAAGCAGCGCGGGCTCGACTGCCTGTTCCTGAGATCCGGGGGGATCACCAGCTTTGCCCGTAGCCTGGATGGTCTGGCCGAGGCATTTGCCGGAACCTGCGCTGCGCCAGCCAGGCACATGAATTCACAACGAAATGGGGTGCACGCCTTGCAGAATGCGTGA
- a CDS encoding molybdopterin oxidoreductase family protein has protein sequence MLFGRTKKNPIKLPEHGAVEWKYATCGYCSTGCSIEVGLNAEGKAVASRGVADADVNRGKLCVKGLVEHRLFDTAGRGMYPMKRKHWSDPWERTTWDEAFTLLHDGIRGIQAKYGRDSVAVISTGQMLTEEFYTLGKLTRGLIGTNTYDGNTTLCMASAVSGYKRSFGSDGPPGCYDDFSHTNCLIAWGSNLPEQHPIIYYRMKDAQEKRHFPLIVVDPRLTMLGQNADIYLPLTPGTDVVLQNAMMHVIFKEGLEDKRYIEANTNGLEELKAEVAKWDPTTASKVCGINEETIRVVARLFAKANPAMCIWTMGINQSTHGSDGVVGINNLCLITGNVGRPGGAPLSITGQCNAMGTREWSSASGLPNYRLLEYEKDRLEIANFWNIDPEFLPKKVGPKQTDIYQVMEAGAIKGMWLVATNPMTSLPNTSRVRKAMEQLEFCCVQDCYTDTESAQYATLYLPAGTWAEKNGVMTNTERRINLVNPVVPCPGEAKPDLWIFNRAAERFNTEGRVKFPEKAADIFLEMREISRGRLSDISGMDHALLEKSRGIQWPYTAEQVARGEPPPKGGKRLYTVDGTFRYPDGKAKLIALPFVVNYEVPDDEYPFWLNTGRLIEHWHGRTKTGKIGNNNKFSPIPFIEMNPDAAGELGVREGEYVRLVSRRSDAVVMAKLTSRVRKNMVFLPFHFHDCANRLTIANLDPHSRQPAYKQSAVRIETIANQYEAAILSKEMRTF, from the coding sequence ATGTTATTTGGCAGGACAAAAAAGAATCCGATCAAGCTCCCTGAGCACGGTGCCGTCGAGTGGAAGTATGCTACCTGCGGCTATTGTTCCACCGGCTGCTCGATCGAAGTCGGCCTGAACGCCGAAGGCAAGGCCGTCGCGTCGCGCGGCGTGGCCGATGCCGACGTGAACCGCGGCAAGCTCTGCGTGAAGGGGCTGGTCGAGCACCGGCTGTTCGACACCGCCGGGCGCGGCATGTACCCGATGAAGCGCAAGCACTGGTCCGACCCGTGGGAGCGTACGACTTGGGACGAGGCATTCACGCTGCTGCACGACGGCATTCGCGGCATCCAGGCCAAGTATGGGCGCGACTCGGTGGCCGTCATCTCCACCGGCCAGATGCTGACCGAGGAGTTCTACACGCTGGGCAAGCTCACGCGCGGCCTGATCGGCACCAACACCTATGACGGCAATACCACGCTGTGCATGGCATCCGCTGTGTCGGGCTACAAGCGCTCGTTCGGCTCGGACGGCCCGCCCGGCTGTTACGACGACTTTTCGCATACCAATTGCCTGATCGCCTGGGGCTCAAACCTGCCCGAGCAGCACCCCATCATCTATTACCGGATGAAGGATGCGCAGGAGAAACGCCACTTTCCGCTGATCGTGGTCGATCCGCGCCTGACTATGCTGGGCCAGAATGCCGATATTTACCTGCCGCTCACGCCGGGTACGGATGTCGTGCTGCAGAACGCGATGATGCACGTCATCTTCAAAGAGGGGCTCGAAGACAAGCGCTACATCGAGGCCAACACCAACGGCCTCGAAGAGCTCAAGGCCGAGGTGGCCAAGTGGGACCCGACCACGGCATCGAAGGTTTGCGGCATCAATGAAGAAACCATCCGCGTCGTTGCCCGGCTGTTTGCCAAGGCCAACCCGGCGATGTGCATCTGGACCATGGGCATCAACCAGTCCACGCACGGCTCGGATGGTGTCGTCGGCATCAACAACCTGTGCCTGATCACCGGCAACGTGGGCCGCCCGGGCGGCGCGCCGCTGTCGATCACCGGCCAGTGCAATGCCATGGGCACACGCGAATGGTCGTCGGCATCCGGGCTGCCTAACTACCGGCTGCTTGAGTACGAGAAGGATAGGCTGGAGATCGCCAATTTCTGGAATATCGACCCCGAGTTCCTGCCCAAGAAGGTCGGCCCGAAGCAGACCGACATCTACCAGGTGATGGAGGCCGGCGCGATCAAGGGTATGTGGCTGGTGGCCACCAACCCGATGACCTCGCTCCCCAATACCTCGCGCGTGCGCAAGGCGATGGAACAGCTTGAATTCTGCTGCGTGCAGGACTGCTACACCGATACCGAGAGCGCCCAGTACGCCACCCTGTATCTGCCTGCCGGCACGTGGGCGGAGAAAAACGGCGTGATGACCAATACCGAACGGCGCATCAACCTCGTCAACCCAGTCGTGCCGTGCCCGGGCGAAGCCAAGCCCGATCTGTGGATATTCAACCGTGCCGCCGAGCGCTTCAATACCGAAGGCCGGGTGAAGTTTCCGGAAAAGGCGGCGGATATCTTTCTGGAGATGCGCGAGATCTCGCGCGGGCGCTTGTCCGATATCTCCGGCATGGATCATGCGCTGCTCGAAAAGAGCCGCGGCATCCAGTGGCCCTACACCGCCGAGCAGGTGGCCCGTGGCGAGCCGCCACCCAAGGGTGGCAAGCGGCTCTACACCGTGGACGGCACCTTCCGCTATCCCGATGGCAAGGCCAAGCTGATCGCCCTGCCCTTCGTGGTCAATTACGAGGTGCCCGACGACGAGTATCCGTTCTGGCTCAATACCGGCCGCCTGATCGAGCACTGGCACGGCCGCACCAAGACCGGAAAGATCGGCAACAACAACAAGTTCAGCCCGATCCCATTCATCGAGATGAACCCCGATGCCGCCGGCGAGCTCGGTGTGCGCGAGGGCGAATACGTGCGACTGGTGTCGCGCCGCTCCGATGCTGTGGTGATGGCCAAGCTGACCAGCCGGGTGCGCAAGAACATGGTGTTCCTGCCCTTCCATTTCCACGACTGTGCCAACCGGCTCACCATCGCCAACCTCGATCCTCACTCGCGGCAGCCGGCCTACAAGCAGTCCGCCGTCCGCATCGAGACCATCGCCAACCAGTACGAAGCGGCGATCTTGAGCAAGGAAATGCGGACGTTTTGA
- a CDS encoding DmsC/YnfH family molybdoenzyme membrane anchor subunit gives MFQRRENEPDYACLKDRPSKSHNTWGKSIETVPDDDPRRGKSLNINGDNWVSDNPNRYKQHGFYFNADNCIACHACEAACSEKNDNPAHHAFRSVGFVEGGSFPNMTRLNISLACNHCDDPACLKGCPTRAYTKFAEYGAVLQDPNICFGCGYCTWVCPYNAPQLDPLRGVVSKCNMCVDRLEVGLKPACVSACVGKALDFGVVENVPDGRIQSKIAIPGFPDPNITHPNVRFQQVRNLPRDMHRVDSMPIRYHRNEETNHYQPMLDPKHGFERDWNLIKLLTSHEISHVAFTLTAQLAAGAFVLLAALGPLLAPLRALHGSMAWLPLLSVMFALLMYGMLKLNLHLGKPHRFYRGYYGLRYSPVSKEIFGVTVFTVGLSGYLVWALVKTAGATIAGWLGRVIPIEWFNHPAVNILQWCCVAVGLAGIGYGGFYMIRLYRIKARPYWNHWHTDASFVGSALSLGALLPLAIAWPFGLMSDALLQIMAAVSALGLALEGSALLAHARDLRDAKSEGAASFYIQTTKYGYSYLLRNGLLGAALCMAVGLALMPEMRWFLLPPLFALALSQSVIGRALFFAAVIPTTMPGAFFWRNPGFVEHAREVGLADMPQVGVAYEHHHPFKIGELLDTIRTTTWREMLAQTKRVFTG, from the coding sequence ATGTTTCAACGCCGAGAAAACGAACCCGACTATGCCTGTCTCAAGGACAGGCCGAGCAAATCACACAACACCTGGGGCAAGTCGATCGAGACGGTACCCGATGACGACCCTCGCCGGGGCAAAAGCCTCAACATCAATGGCGATAACTGGGTCAGCGATAACCCCAACCGCTACAAGCAGCACGGTTTTTACTTCAACGCCGACAACTGCATCGCCTGCCATGCCTGCGAGGCGGCCTGCTCCGAAAAGAACGACAATCCGGCGCACCATGCCTTCCGCTCGGTCGGCTTCGTCGAGGGCGGCAGCTTTCCGAACATGACGCGGCTCAACATCTCGCTGGCCTGCAACCATTGCGACGATCCGGCCTGCCTCAAGGGCTGCCCGACACGGGCCTACACCAAATTCGCCGAATACGGTGCCGTGTTGCAGGACCCCAACATCTGCTTCGGTTGCGGCTACTGCACTTGGGTCTGCCCCTACAACGCGCCGCAGCTCGACCCGCTCAGGGGCGTGGTGAGCAAGTGCAATATGTGCGTGGATCGGCTTGAGGTGGGGCTCAAACCTGCCTGCGTATCAGCCTGCGTCGGCAAGGCGCTCGACTTCGGCGTGGTCGAAAACGTCCCGGATGGCCGCATCCAGTCCAAGATAGCGATCCCCGGCTTTCCCGACCCCAACATCACGCACCCCAATGTGCGTTTCCAGCAGGTGCGCAATCTGCCGCGCGACATGCACCGCGTCGACAGCATGCCGATCCGCTATCACCGCAACGAAGAAACCAACCATTACCAGCCGATGCTCGACCCCAAGCACGGCTTCGAGCGCGACTGGAACCTGATCAAGCTGCTGACCTCGCACGAAATCTCGCACGTGGCCTTCACCTTGACGGCACAACTTGCCGCCGGCGCCTTCGTGCTGCTAGCGGCGCTGGGCCCGCTGCTGGCGCCACTGCGGGCGCTGCACGGCAGCATGGCGTGGCTGCCGCTGCTGTCCGTCATGTTTGCGCTGCTGATGTACGGCATGCTCAAACTCAACCTGCACCTGGGCAAGCCTCACCGCTTCTACCGTGGCTACTACGGCCTGCGCTATTCGCCGGTATCCAAGGAGATATTCGGCGTGACCGTGTTCACCGTGGGGCTCAGCGGCTACCTGGTATGGGCGCTGGTCAAGACGGCCGGCGCCACCATCGCGGGCTGGCTGGGGCGCGTCATCCCGATCGAGTGGTTCAATCACCCAGCGGTGAACATCCTGCAGTGGTGCTGCGTCGCCGTGGGGCTGGCGGGCATCGGCTACGGCGGCTTTTACATGATCCGGCTCTACCGCATCAAGGCCCGCCCCTACTGGAACCACTGGCACACCGACGCCAGCTTCGTCGGCTCGGCGCTGTCGCTGGGCGCGCTGCTGCCGCTGGCAATCGCCTGGCCGTTTGGGCTGATGAGCGACGCACTGTTGCAGATCATGGCCGCCGTATCGGCCCTGGGCTTGGCGCTGGAAGGCAGCGCCCTGCTGGCGCACGCGCGCGATCTGCGCGATGCCAAGAGCGAAGGCGCCGCGTCGTTCTACATTCAGACCACCAAGTACGGCTATTCCTACCTGTTGCGCAATGGCTTGCTCGGCGCGGCGCTGTGTATGGCCGTGGGGCTGGCGCTCATGCCCGAGATGCGATGGTTCCTGCTGCCGCCGCTGTTCGCGCTGGCGCTGTCGCAGTCGGTGATCGGGCGGGCGCTGTTTTTCGCAGCGGTGATCCCTACCACCATGCCGGGCGCCTTCTTCTGGCGCAACCCAGGCTTTGTCGAGCACGCACGCGAAGTCGGCCTGGCCGACATGCCGCAGGTCGGGGTGGCCTATGAGCACCATCATCCGTTCAAGATCGGCGAATTGCTGGATACGATCAGGACCACGACCTGGCGGGAAATGCTCGCGCAGACGAAGCGCGTATTTACCGGGTGA
- a CDS encoding DUF2478 domain-containing protein, translating to MIERPEMKIAAIVHRAARRNADQLLAESAMALRRHGYRVRGLLQTDIAPSGGMGKRMLLTDVSNGRAFPISQDLGVGSAACCVDPGGIADASVVLRDALHDKADVIVVNRFGSLEASGQGLSTEMLALMSAGIPLVTVVEERFVDAWRLFTGSASIELAPRAGLLRA from the coding sequence ATGATTGAGCGTCCGGAAATGAAGATCGCCGCGATTGTCCACCGCGCAGCGCGGCGAAATGCAGATCAGCTGCTTGCGGAATCTGCCATGGCGCTGCGCCGGCACGGTTATCGCGTACGCGGGTTGTTGCAGACGGATATAGCGCCAAGCGGTGGCATGGGCAAGCGCATGCTGCTCACCGACGTCAGCAATGGCAGGGCCTTCCCGATTTCGCAAGACCTCGGCGTCGGCTCGGCCGCGTGCTGCGTCGATCCGGGCGGAATTGCCGATGCCAGCGTCGTGCTGCGCGACGCCTTGCATGACAAGGCCGACGTGATCGTCGTCAACCGCTTTGGCTCGCTCGAAGCGTCAGGGCAAGGCTTGAGCACGGAAATGCTGGCACTGATGAGCGCGGGCATACCGCTCGTTACCGTGGTCGAAGAGCGCTTTGTCGACGCGTGGCGGTTATTCACTGGCTCGGCGTCGATCGAGCTCGCACCCCGGGCCGGATTGCTGCGTGCCTAG
- a CDS encoding class I SAM-dependent methyltransferase: protein MTIAAIDFGRLYRDHFAAASHAPKPASAWNSRASGIGLKDLQSPYADAFIARMDLSGASTLLDVGCGAGTICLPLASRLQRVYALDYSDAMLGVLRDHAASLALGNVETLHKAWADDWDDVPPCDIVVASRSTVVEDMESALRKLNGKALRRVYLTNLVGGSFIDPAIPAMLGRKQPPLPDYIYIVNILYRMGVHPRLDYIESDKLPASAGDFASVARQVSWSLGELSADELDRLRDWHAGSASRVPPAPAMRWAFISWDTTPG, encoded by the coding sequence ATGACCATTGCCGCAATCGATTTTGGCCGCCTCTATCGCGATCACTTTGCCGCGGCCTCGCATGCGCCCAAGCCGGCGAGCGCCTGGAATTCGCGCGCCAGCGGCATCGGCCTCAAAGACCTGCAGAGCCCCTATGCCGACGCGTTCATCGCGCGCATGGATCTGTCGGGGGCAAGTACTCTGCTGGATGTCGGCTGTGGCGCAGGCACGATCTGCCTGCCGCTCGCCAGCAGGCTGCAGCGGGTCTATGCGCTCGATTACAGCGACGCCATGCTGGGCGTATTGCGGGATCACGCTGCGAGCCTCGCGCTGGGCAACGTCGAGACCCTGCACAAAGCCTGGGCCGACGATTGGGACGACGTGCCGCCCTGTGACATCGTGGTCGCCTCGCGCTCTACCGTGGTCGAGGACATGGAATCTGCGCTGCGCAAATTGAACGGCAAGGCCTTGCGCCGCGTCTATCTGACCAACCTGGTCGGCGGCAGCTTCATCGACCCGGCCATACCGGCAATGCTCGGTCGCAAGCAGCCGCCCCTGCCGGACTACATCTACATCGTGAACATCCTTTACCGCATGGGGGTCCACCCCCGGCTCGATTACATCGAAAGCGACAAGCTGCCGGCCAGCGCCGGCGATTTCGCGAGCGTGGCCAGGCAGGTGTCGTGGTCACTTGGCGAGTTGTCGGCCGATGAGCTCGACAGGCTGCGCGACTGGCACGCCGGCAGCGCGTCCAGGGTGCCACCCGCCCCGGCGATGCGCTGGGCCTTCATTTCCTGGGACACGACGCCAGGCTAG
- a CDS encoding radical SAM protein codes for MQPVVDTLAATPVQRDQIHLPAHFDKQDVLELYRRSADPAFASELFRTASQLRDSHLGQLPWWSAGISAITPCKVEPLCTYCTFFTHRAAATSDIVAAAKAIVDMGIRHLHLSGGTRVVAGDDPASGFDERLIEIVAAIQAELEVEIEVNVGPSLTRDGVRTLKALGVAAITSSLEMLNPAVFARFKPGDSLSGRIRLMEICEEEGMPIRSMMLVGLEDTDEDRIDHLLFLRRFSMLRHLRLSRYMPFPGASAGGVRCSPWPIARLTAIARLMFPSIDLGLAAGNSPDDIALWWLAGGGNQVLGASASMKDPRSKQGSEARSISVGERIVVHDNMRQITRYLGELGLTPTFTPVNN; via the coding sequence ATGCAACCAGTCGTCGACACCCTCGCCGCAACACCGGTGCAGCGAGATCAAATCCACCTGCCAGCGCATTTCGATAAACAGGATGTGCTGGAACTCTATCGCCGATCGGCTGATCCGGCGTTCGCCAGTGAGCTCTTCCGGACGGCAAGCCAGTTGCGCGATAGCCATCTCGGCCAGCTCCCCTGGTGGTCTGCCGGCATCTCTGCCATCACGCCGTGTAAAGTCGAGCCGCTGTGCACCTACTGCACGTTCTTCACCCATCGGGCGGCGGCAACGAGCGACATCGTCGCGGCGGCCAAAGCCATCGTCGACATGGGCATCCGCCACCTTCACCTGTCCGGCGGTACGCGGGTGGTGGCCGGCGACGACCCCGCATCGGGATTCGACGAACGGCTGATCGAGATCGTCGCGGCCATACAGGCCGAGCTGGAAGTGGAGATCGAGGTCAACGTCGGGCCATCCCTGACGCGCGACGGCGTGCGCACCCTGAAAGCGCTGGGCGTGGCCGCCATCACCAGCTCGCTGGAGATGCTGAATCCGGCCGTATTTGCGCGCTTCAAGCCCGGCGACAGCCTGAGCGGCCGCATCCGCCTGATGGAAATCTGCGAGGAAGAAGGCATGCCCATCCGCTCGATGATGCTGGTCGGGCTGGAAGATACCGACGAAGACCGGATCGACCACCTGTTGTTCCTGCGCCGTTTCTCGATGCTGCGCCACCTGCGCCTGTCGCGCTACATGCCGTTTCCCGGTGCTTCCGCCGGGGGCGTGCGCTGCTCGCCGTGGCCGATCGCCAGGCTGACGGCGATTGCCCGGCTGATGTTCCCGTCCATCGATCTGGGCCTCGCCGCCGGCAACAGCCCGGATGACATCGCGCTGTGGTGGCTTGCCGGCGGCGGCAACCAGGTGCTCGGCGCCAGCGCCTCGATGAAGGACCCCCGCAGCAAGCAGGGTAGCGAAGCACGCTCCATCTCGGTGGGAGAGCGCATCGTTGTCCACGACAACATGCGCCAGATCACTCGTTACTTGGGCGAGCTTGGCTTGACGCCGACATTCACACCCGTAAACAACTGA